Part of the Elusimicrobiota bacterium genome is shown below.
CCCACCGTCAGATTCCCGGCAATCCTCGCGTCGCCCGCCACCGTGACGCTGCTGGCCGCGGGAAATGTGAAGCTCGACCCGGTGGCAAAGACCCCGCCCGCCATTTGAGAAGCCGTGAGGCTCGTCAGGGCCGAACCGTTCCCGGCGGGGTAGGTGGTGGCGCCGCCTGGAAACTTCACGAGTTGCCCAACGCCGTTGAAGCTGTTCCCCATTTTGGTGATGGAAGAACCGTCCACCGCGCTGTTCGGGACCAGCCCGGTCGCGCCCAACCGCAGCAAGTTGTTGCTGCCGTTGAAACTGTTCCCCATTTTGGTGATGGAAGAACCGTCCACCGCGCTGTTCGGAACCAGCCCGGTCGCGCTCAATTGGAGCAGATTGTTGTTGCCGTTGAAACTGTTCCCCATTTTGGTGATGGAAGAACCGTCCACCGCGCTGTTCGGGACCAGCCCGGTAGCGCCCAACTGGAGCAGATTGTTGCCCGTTGAAACTGTTCCCCATTTTGGTGATGGAAGAACCGTCCACCGCGCTGTTCGGGACCAGCCCGGTAGCGCCCAACTGGAGCAGATTGTTGTTGCCGTTGAAACTGTTCCCCATTTTGGTGATGGAAGAGCCGTCCACCACGTTGTTGGGGATCAAGCCCGTGCCTCCCAACTGCAGCAAACCGTTGCTGGTGTTTACGACACTCCCCAGCTTGGTGACCGAAGAGCTGTCCACCAAGCTGTTGGGGATCAGCCCCGTGGCGCCCAACTGCAAGAGGTTGTTGTTCCCATTGAAGGCATTCCCCATTTTGGTAACGCTCGAGGAGTCGATTCGCGCGCTGGGGATGGTCCCGGCGTTCAAATTGCCCGCGTCCTGGTAGAAAGACCCCGACTGCCCGTCCAACAAGTCAGCGTTCAAGTTTGGGACGAGGCCGCTGTTGGTCACGGCGAAGGGCGATCCCACGGCCGAGAAACTCGGCGCGGCCGAGAACGTTTTCGCGGCGGTGAACGTTTGAACCGTGCCCAGCGTGCCGTAGCGGATGTCCACATCGGCCGTGTTCATATCGATCAGCGCCACCTCGCCGTTCGCAATCTTATTGGTGTCCACGGCGTTGTTCGCGATTCCCGTCGCGTTCACGTTGGTGATGGCGCTGCCGTCGCCGGCGGGGTAGTTGGTCGTGCCGGCCCCAAATTTAACGAGTTCTCCATTGCCGTTGAACGAGTTCCCCATTTTCGTGACGCTGGACCCGTCCACCCTGGCATTGGGCAGGGTGCCGGCGGTGAGATTGGTTGCGCTTTGATAGAAAGACCCCGTCTGCCCGTCCAACAAGTCCGCGTTCAGGTTTGCGACGAGGCCGGTGTTGGTCACGGCGAAGGGCGATCCCGCGGCTGAGAAGCTCGGCGCCGCGGAAAATGTTTTCGCCGCGGTGAACGTCTGCACCGTGCCCAGCGTGCCATAGCGGGTGTCCACGTCGGCCGTGTTCATATCGATCAACGCCACTTCACCATTTTTAATTTCCGCCGTTCGCACGCTATCGGCGGCGATGGAAAGGGCAAAAGCCGTCGCAACGAGCTTTTGGCGGCGTGGGCTGTTAAAAGTTTTGCCGTTCACCTTGACTTCCAGGTACACGGTGGCGTTGTTTTGGATGGAGGAAAGAGGCGGCGTGAAGTCGGCGCTGAAAACGCCATTGACCACGGGAACCGCCGGGAGGCTGATATCGGCGCCAATTTGACTTCCCCCCGTGTCCGCGTCCCAAAGCGAAAAAACGACCGGAACGGTGCCGTCGGGGATGGGCACGCCGGCGCTGCTGGTGACCTTCCCCTGGTAGTGCAATTCGCCGGGCGACGCGGCGAACGCCTCCCTGGCCAGACCGACGGCAAACGCCGCGGCGAGAAGTGTGCGGAAAAAATTTTCGATGGTCATCTTCATGGGAAACTCCTCTTGGGTCCTTTTAATTTCCGTCGTCGCTCGGTGACGAAAAAAAATGGGGGTTCTTCAACTCAAATACTTGCAACATTGTAGCCAAATTCGATAGAAATGATTTGCGGGACATAACGAACTAAGCTTAGTCCCATATTTACATGAATTCAATGGCCGAAACCAATTAAATTAACAAGGGAAGTTAAGTTAAAACGCGACGGTTTCCCCCGTCGAAAAGCGGCAAAACCTGTAAACCATGCAGCGTCACAAAAAACCGTTTCCTTCGTACCTCATGCTACCCGTATTGCCCGAGGCCGGATCCCACAATTTTTCTCCGGCTGAGGATAACCCCTGGATTCCGGCTAAAAGCATGCCGGAATGACGGGCATAAGGATTTACTGCCAGCCTAGTCCTTCAGCTTTCGTTCCCACCCCGCCGCCAGGGGCCTGTCCAAGGCCTCGGTCCAATCAATGGTTTCCCGGTTCCCCCTCAGGAATTCCAGCCAACCCGCGGGACTGGAAGCGGAGGCGTTCAGCCACCGGTCAAAATGACTCTCGCCCAGGAAGACCGGGGTCCGGTCGTGGCCCATTTGGGCGATGTGGGGCACGGGATCGTCGGTGAGAACGGCGAAAGATCGCACCACCTCGCCGCTCTCCTTGGACACCCACTCGTCCCAGAGGCCGGCGGCGGCGAAAACGCCTCCCGTTCGGGGAAGAAACCCCACCATGTTCCCGGCCAGGGGCCCCGTGTAGAGCGGTTCGATGAATTGGGTCATGGGCACCAGGCAATGGCGCCGGGCGAAGGGCTCCCGCCAGGTGGGTTTCTCAAAGATCGCCGTCGGTCGATGGGTTTTGGGGTCCTCGGAGAAAAGCCGGGCGTTGTGGGTGGCGAATTTCACCCGACGGTCCTTGCTCCAGGCCGGGAGGAGGCCGAATTCCATGTCGGTCAAGACGCGCTCGTCCCCCTCCCGAAGGACCACCGGCGCCGGCCGGTGCGGCAAAATCCGCCCCCGGGGTTCCGACGCCTTTCGAAGCAGGGCCTTGAACAGCCGAGCCAATTCTTTCCCGGTCTTGTCAACGATGTACTGGGCGCACATGGGGAGGCATTGGCTCCTTGGACTGTCCTGACGACGGAAGGATAGCCCGTTCCCGGGGGGCCGTCAAGGACGGGACCGGTCTTTCCGCGGACACAGCGTGGACGGGCCGGTTCGACGAAAAACAGCGTGCTGTGATTTTTTGACGGGCCGAGCGGGGGGTCTCTCTCGCCCCCCGCAACGCCCTCCTTGCCGCCCGGGCGCCCTCCCGTGGCGCGGTTGTTTTCGAGGGAGTGGAAAGTCCCTCGCCCAAGAGACGCTGACTGTCCATGGCGACGTCGAACGGCCGCTTGATTTGCATGCTATACATATGTATAGTATTAAAAATCGAGGGCCCCATGGTCGCCACGCTTCAACTCTCACAGTATTTGGACTTGCCGAACCCCGTTCCCGGCTGCAACCCGGGGATCCACATTCTGCGGGGCCCGCGTATTCTCCCCGCCTGGACTCTTCACGAGCTCTCCCCCCACCTGGCTCGGGGAGCCCGGGTGGCCTGGATCGACGCGGGAAACCGTTTTGACGCCTACGGCCTGGCCAAGGCGGCTCTGTCGCTGGGGGTGGATCCGCGGCGAATCCTGGAGAGGGTTCAATTGGCCCGGCCCTTCAACGCCTTTCAATTGGTCACCATGTTGGCCCGGAAGATCCAGCCTCTTGGGTTGCCGGTGGTGCTCTCGGACGCCCTGGGGCTCTTTAACGACGATGAACTGCCCCTGGAAGAAGCCCGACGGGCATTCCAATCCTTTCTGGAGTGTCTGCCCGGAACGGGGCTGCCCCTCCTGTGCCTCCTGCCCGAACACCGCGTTCCCCAAGGCCGTGATTTTTTCACCGCGGAATTCCTGACGCGGGGCAAAGACGTGCTGACGCTGGAACCCGCCGCCGAGGGGTTTCGGATCGCGCGAAGGGACCTCTGATGGGCCGAACGCTCCCCACCCAGGTTCAGGCCCAGAAAGACGAGCGGGAGGAGTGGAAGCTCTTCCGCCGGGCCCTTCGCAAGGAGGATCAGGAGGCCTTCGACGCCCTATGGCGCCTGGCCCGTTACCACGCAGCCCCCGTGGCCATGGGAAGTCAGGCCGTGCCCCTCTTCGGCATCCTGATGGCCATGCTGGTGGGCTTGACCCGGCGGGTCATGGATCTGGAAGCCCGGCTTCCCGGACCGCCCCCCCATGAGCCGCCTCCCCGGCTGGATCTTTGACGCCTACCCCGAAGGGACCGGCGTGCGCCTCTGGGTCATCACGCCCGAGGGGCGGCACGCGTCTTTTTTCGACGACTGGCGGCCGACCTTCTGCGTGGACGGCGACCCCGGGAGCGTCGACACCGCCCGTCGGGTTCTAACCAAGGCGGGCGTTCCCCTCGAGACGGTTTGGCGGGAAAAGACCGACCTCTACACCGAGCGGACGCGCCGGGTGATGGAGGCCCGGGTGCCGGCCGGCGTCCACGGCCGCGTGGTCAAAACCCTACGGAACCTTCGGGTGCCCCTTTTCAACGCCGACATTCCCCCCATCCAGCACTACCACTACGAACGGGGCCATTTTCCCCTGGCCCGGGGCGAGTTTGAAGCGACGGGCGACCGCCTGGTGAATTTTCATCTGCGGGACGACCCCTGGGCCGTGGATTACGCTCTCCCGCCCCTCACCACCCTGCACCTGAGCCTCGCGGGCTCCGAGGTGGCGGGCGCCCTGGACCCCAACCATCGCGCCCTGGGGAGCCTCCGGCTCCTTTACGAGAGCAACGCCTACGAGCTGGAGGGCTCCACCGAGGACCAATTCGAATCCCTGGAGCGGCGCCTCAGGGAGTGGGACCCCGACGTGATCACCTCCGACTGGGGCGACAGCTTTTTGCTGCCCCGGCTGATCGAGCAATCGGCCGGACGCGGACGCCCGCTTCCCTTTTCCCGGGACCCCCGGCGGACCCACGCCGGGCGCGGGTCCCGGAGTTTCATGACCTACGGCCGCACCGTTTATCAAACGGGGTCCGTGACGCTGTTCGGCCGCTGCCATTTCGATCTAAAGAACAGCTTTTATTTCAAGGAATGCGGATTCGACGGCCTTTTTGAAATCGCGCGCATCGCCAAAATCCCCCTTCAGCGGGCCGCCCGGAGCACCATCGGCACCTCCCTCTCCTCCATGCAACTGCACCGGGCCCACGAACGGAATCTCCTGATCCCCATCGAAAAACAGCAGGCCGAGGACTTCCGCCCCGCCACGGAACTGGTGGTGGCGGACAAGGGCGGGCTGGTCTACGAAGCCCCGGCGGGGTGGTACGACCACGTGGTGGAATACGATTTCGTCTCCATGTACCCGACCCTGATGGTTCAACACAACATCTCCCCCGAAACCGTCAACTGCGCGTGCTGTGCGGGAACCGAGAGTTCCGGCGCTCCGGAACCATTGAAACCGGATCGACCCGCCGCCGCGCCCGTGGATCGTCCGGAATGGGGCGGCGCCGTTCCGGAAATCGGCCACCACCTGTGCCGTCGGCGACGCGGCCTCGTGCCGGAAGTCCTGGCGCCCATCCTGGAAAAACGTTCCCGCTACAAAGTTCTGGCCAAAAGCGATTCTCCGAATCGTCGGATTTACAAAAACCGGGCCAACGCCCACAAATGGGTGCTGGTCTGTTGTTTCGGTTACCTGGGGTTCAAGAACGCGCGGTTCGGGAAGATCGAGTCCCACGAATGCGTCACGGCCTGGGGGCGGGAGATCCTCCTGCGGGCCAAGGAATCCGTGGAGCGGCGCGGGTATCGGGTGCTTCACGGCATCGTGGACTCGCTCTGGATCGTCGGTCATCCCGGCATGGATTACGAGGCCCTCCGCCGGGACATCGAACGGGAATCCCAGTGCCCGGTGGGGTTGGAAGGGGTCTATAAATGGATCCGCTTTTGCCCCTCCAAAACGGACCCGCTCGCGGGCGTGCCCGCCCGGTATTTCGGGGCGTTCACCAACGGCGAGTTGAAAGTCCGCGGCCTGGCCCTGCGCCGGCGGGACACGCCGGGCCTGCTGAAGGAGATGCAGGAGGGCTTGCTTCAGCGTTTGGCCCGGGCCTCCAACGTTGAGGAATGCCGCGGGAGCCTGCCGGCCCTGCGGGAAACGGCCGACGAATATCGCTACCGCCTGAAAGAGGGCCGGGTCACCCCGCCGGAGCTGGCCGTGACGTTCCACCTGTCCAAAGACCCCGCCCACTACGTGCACGACACGCTGTCCACCCTCGCGGCCAAGCAACTGGCGGCCTCGGGCGTCCCCCTGCACGCCGGGGAATCCGTGAAATACGTCATCCGCGCGGCCGGGGATCGCCTAAAAGAGGGCCGTTCGGTCCCCTTGGCCTTTCTCCACGAGGGGTTCGACTACGACGTGCAAAAATACGTGGAGAAATTGGCGGAGGCGGCGGAGGAAATCCTGGGCGGTCTGGACCCGGGCGGAGCGCCCTGGGGAAAAACAGAGGAGGCCGCCCCGGCAAAGAAATCGTTTCCCGGAGGCCGGCGAAAATGTAAATTACCCGTCGCCGAGCTTTTCACCCTTAAAAATGAAACGGAAAGGAACGTGCCATGATCACCACCGCATCGGGATTGCAATACGAGGACACCGTGACCGGGACGGGAGCCGTCGCCCAGTCCGGCAAGCGCGTCGTCGTTCATTACACCGGATGGCTCTACGCCAACGGAAAAAAAGGCGCCAAATTCGATTCCAGCAAGGACCGCAACGACCCCTTTGATTTCAACCTGGGCGCCGGCGAAGTGATCCGCGGCTGGGACGAAGGGGTGGCGGGCATGAAGGTGGGCGGGAAGCGGACGCTCGTCATTCCCGCGGCCTTGGGCTACGGCTCGCGCGGGGCCGGGGGCGCCATTCCGCCCAACGCCACGCTTCTCTTCGACGTCGAATTGCTGGGGGTCTAACCCCTTCGTCGATCGGCGGTCGTTTTGGGGAATTGACCGACAACGCGCGGGCCGGACGGTCCGCGTGTGAACGGCGTGTTGTTAATCGCCGCGAAAGAATCGAAGGATTTCCAGCGCCGCCAGGGCTCCCAGACCGCCCAGGGACAACCGATACAGGGTCCACCAGCCGGGCGCGCCGGCTTTAAGAATCTCGAGGTTTTCCACAAAGAGCACTTCGCAGGCGCCGTTGCCCGTGTCCGACCGGATCAAGCTGGAGGCGCGCCAAAATTCCGGATGGGCGGCGTCCTGGTAAGCCACCAACCGACCCCGAAGGCGAATTTGGTCCCCCACCCGGACGCGGGCGATGGTTTGGCGAATGGCGTCGCTTTGGGTGATCAGGTGGTTGTTGGACACCTGGGACGCCGTTGCTCGAACCCCGTCGGGGTAACGCCAATTGCAGGTCCAGGGTCCGTTCCAAAACTTCACCCGGTGAAAATCCTCCGTGGCCACGTTGTCCCCCCAAATCACGCAGACGTCCTTGGTGTCGAGAGAGTCTTTGGTGTGATAAATATCCGCCAACCCGCCGATGTCGTTGTGGCTGACCACCAGTCCCGCCAGATCGTAGGTCGCCAAGGGTTTGACGTTGTAGGGCCGTCCCCGATAACTGAAGGCGAAGGGGGTGGGTTCCGTGGGGGTTTGGAGAGGTTCCCGTCGAAGTTCCGGGCGAATCGAGGTCAGCGGTACGGGCAGGGCTTTCTGATGCCAGGATAAAATGCAAAGGGCGCTCATCGCCCCCCATGCGAAATTCAAAAAGCGCCGCGTCCCGGTGCTGGCCAATCGGTCCTCCTAAAAAACAAAACCCACGCAGGGGGCGTGGGCTTTGGAAGAAAAATGGCGGGGTTTACGTTGGGCCGCCGATTGTGATCCCGCTTTCCTTCCCAAACCTTTCCCACAACTATTGGGAAAACTATGACCTGACCGGGGAATACCACGTGAAGCGGCTGGAGGCGGCCCCTCCTTCGTAGACGGGTTTGAGGTTACCCGCGG
Proteins encoded:
- a CDS encoding SOS response-associated peptidase family protein, whose amino-acid sequence is MCAQYIVDKTGKELARLFKALLRKASEPRGRILPHRPAPVVLREGDERVLTDMEFGLLPAWSKDRRVKFATHNARLFSEDPKTHRPTAIFEKPTWREPFARRHCLVPMTQFIEPLYTGPLAGNMVGFLPRTGGVFAAAGLWDEWVSKESGEVVRSFAVLTDDPVPHIAQMGHDRTPVFLGESHFDRWLNASASSPAGWLEFLRGNRETIDWTEALDRPLAAGWERKLKD
- a CDS encoding FKBP-type peptidyl-prolyl cis-trans isomerase is translated as MITTASGLQYEDTVTGTGAVAQSGKRVVVHYTGWLYANGKKGAKFDSSKDRNDPFDFNLGAGEVIRGWDEGVAGMKVGGKRTLVIPAALGYGSRGAGGAIPPNATLLFDVELLGV